The Phaseolus vulgaris cultivar G19833 chromosome 10, P. vulgaris v2.0, whole genome shotgun sequence DNA window cactttcttttcaaataCATTTGTGGAAAAGGAAATTAGTATATTAAAGAAGTACTTATCATACTCATACTACTATCCCTTTTAGAACTTTGTGAACAATCCTTACATATACATATTAGATTGAAGTCATCATATTCTTTTATACACTTTCCTTATGCCTTCACAGAAATTTCTCATAAATAATACCAAATCAGAAATTTGAATAGAAAATGGGGAGATATGAGTCActaactaactaactaactaactaactaactaaCAGTGACCCTTAGAAAAGAAACAAACTAAGTACGTGTTTGGCATTGGTCAAATTAATTCCGAATGAGATGCTGCTGAAGGTGGAACAGTGAGTTTCTCACAAACACATTCAcactctttttcttctttttgttctttttcCAACATCTCATATCCTCACTGTGATCGAACCCACAAACTCAACCCGGTAAGGTCCAAACCTCCATCGGACCCACCCGCCATGGCCTCCAACCGCCTTCTCACCCTCACCCTCACCCGCCGCCTCCGTCACCCCACCTCCGCCCGCCCCTTCTCAGCCGCCTCGACGATCTCCGCCCGCCCCGCCCCGCCCCCACCCGACGCAATGCTCTACGACCGCCTCGCCTCCGCCACCAGTGCCAAAATCCGCCGCCTCGACCATCCCGACCCCCGCTTCCTCAAGCACGGCAGCCCGGTGCCCTCCGACACCGACCACACGCGCTTCCTCGGCGCTCCCCAAACCCGCGTGACCACGCTCCCCAGCGGCCTTCGCGTGGCTACCGAGTCCTCCCTCGCCGCACGCACTGCCACCGTCGGCGTTTGGATCGACGCCGGGTCGCGGTTCGAGACCGAGGAAAGCAACGGCACCGCGCATTTCCTCGAACACATGATCTTCAAGGGCACCGCGAAGCGCACCGTGAAGGAGCTCGAGGAGGAGATCGAGAACATGGGAGGGCACCTCAATGCGTACACCTCACGCGAACAGACCACGTACTACGCTAAGGTGACGAACAAGGATGTTCCCAAGGCTCTTGATATTCTGGCTGATATCTTGCAGAATTCGAAGTTCGATGATAATAGGATCATCCGTGAGCGTGATGTGATTCTGAGGGAAATGGAGGAGGTAAATGgttaatgtgattttttttcatcttgTTTATTTTGTGTTGATTTTGAATGTTGGTTTTTTAAGCGATCGTGTGTGTGTGTTTGCTTTGAATTGTGGGAAATGGAGGGGATGATGCTtgtgttttattttgttatttatttttgtgttaacATTGAATGTGTTGATTGTTTTGATGTGATTGAGGTTTCTTGTTTGCCTTGAATTGTGGGAAATGGAGGAGATGatgtttttttccttatttttgtgtgtgttgATTTTGAATGTGTTGTTGTTTTGGTGCAATTGGGTGTggaggtgttttttttttttgttttattatggGAAATGAAGGAGATGACTATTCCATGAGAATCCGAAGTGCACTTCTGTTAAATTGTTATGATTTTCGTTTGTCCTTTTCATTTTGTGGTAATATCGGAGTGATTATTTTGTTGTTGCAATTGGGTGTTTTTTCTTCCTGCTTTGCATTATTGGAAATAGAAGGGAAAATGGAGCAGATTTGAATTACACATTTTTTCCTTCCTATGGTTTCAATGTTTTTTTGTCGTTCCATTTTTTGTTAATCTTTTGAAGATATTGTTGCCATCGCTTTGTTTTTTTGCTTTGTGGGAAATGGAAAAGGTAATATCAATGGGGGGATTTGAATTGcaagtttatttatatttagtgatTTCTATATACTTTTCTTTGTTTCTCTATTTGGTGTTAGTCATAAAGGTATTCTTTTCGGGAAAATTGGGTGTAGAGGTGTTTTCTGGCTTAAATGGGAAGTGAGAGAGTTGATGAACAGTagtatttaaaattgaattgaattatttatttatttattaagatttCTTCATTAAAAGAAAGCATTGCATTTTGGTCTTTtggatgatttttttataaaaaaaaaatcagaaagcATTGCATCGGTCATCGGTCATTTGGATCGattgttaacttttttttattagttcgGTTTCTGAATAGCACGAGgttttattttgatttagaattcggttgtaatttttttttatacgtCCTTACTTGCAAGATAATCACTTGATCCCATATTATCTACTTGTAGAACTATAATAGTCTCGCCATTTTGTTTTTGTGTCTATATGATGAGAACAATTAAGAAGATTTTTAATGTTAAGTGTGCATATATGTCTGCGCGTGTCAAGTGCATTGCTATGCAATATCACTTTTACTTATTTGAGTTTATTTAATTCCTTTCTGTCTTCCTGTTTCTTTCATGATTTGGTTTATGAAAGGCTAACACAGTAATATTCTCATAATGTGCAACTGCTTTTAGGTTGAGGGACAAATGGAAGAAGTAATCTTTGACCATTTACATGCAACTGCTTTCCAGTACAGTCCACTTGGTCGAACAATTCTTGGACCTGCTCAGAATATCAGGACAATCACTAAAGATCATCTGCAAAACTACATTCAGACACACTACACAGCTCCTAGAATGGTATGCAGAAATTATTGACCTTCTGATAATATTCTTACTACATTGTTATTCTGTGACATTTCATACAGTGTATCTTTCAATTCCTAAATAAGACAAAATGTCCTCATGACTGTGTGGTTTGGGTCTGATTTCTTAGGTGGTTGCCGCATCTGGAGCTGTCAAGCATGAAGAAATTGTAGAGCAAGTAAAAACGTTGTTTACCAAGTTGTCAACAGATCCCACCACAGCTTCTCAATTAGTTGCAAAAGAACCAGCCAACTTTACTGGTTCCGAGGCAAGATCATTAGAATAAACACGTTGAGTGCATAAAAAACTGTCTTGTTTTGTAGTGAAAATTAATAACTactttaatatgtttttaaaaacaGGTTAGAATTTTGGATGATGATATTCCCCTTGCACAATTTGCTGTAGCTTTTGAAGGTGCTGCATGGACAGATCCTGATTCCATTGCTCTGATGGTCATGCAAGCTATGTTGGGTTCTTGGAATAAATCCACAGGAGGTGGAAAGCACATGGGGTACGCCACTTGGGCACTTTTTTAACccccaaaataaaaaaaactagctGCTCTGCCTCCTCATGATCACATAACACAGTAAATTTTCCTTGTTACAGTTCTGAGTTGGCGCAACGAGTTGGCATTAATGAAGTTGCAGAAAGCATGATGGCCTTCAATACTAATTATAAGGATACAGGTCTCTTTGGTGTTTATGCTGTTGCTAAGGTGAGTCATTGTGTACATTCTTAGATTCACAATGCATTTGTTTATTGTGTTACATGTAGATTTGAATACAAGCACCATGTATCTCCACACACATACCAACTTTTAGCCCTCTTGGATGCTTCTAATCCTCTTTGATTTTTCAACATTTCTTTCCTAATTTTGTTTTGAAtcataaaattcaaatataatgaaaagatacttcaaatataacatataaatcatatataatgttcaatataaaaatttaaatagctAAATAGAGTAAAATAACTTAGGCAGATCAAAGCAAATCAGATTATAAAAGAAATGGCTCATGCCCACTCTCCTGGAAGCTATACTTTGATTTAGacaactaataatttataattagctAGAAAAAACCCACTTGACTATACTGAAACATGAGGGCCTAATGCAATAAACCCAATAAAAGTTGGAAGTATGTATTTTGTATGGTGCAAAATCATCTTCCTGATCCTTCCACATGTGGTATTTAACACACATTAGATTCTTTTGGCATTGTGAATTCTATAATTTATTTGTGAACTCGAAAGAACTATATAAATCTATTagaatatatattgttttatctATATAAACCTATTAGAATCTGGAGTGTTGTGGGTGGCTATGCTAATCTTAACTGTGTGTAATGTACATGAATTGCTTTATTTCAAGCAGTGCatgaacattttatttttttaaagaacatTATGCACAAGTTGCATACAAAATACATTGTCTTCCGCAACCTCTGGCTCTACAATAATCTTTACATTTTTATGTAATGAAGATgcatttttaatttgttctttagAAGGATTGCTTGGATGACTTAAGCTATGCAATAATGCATGAGACAACCAAGTTGGCTTATAAGGTTTCAGAAGATGATGTCACTCGAGCTCGTAATCAGGTGTGTACCATTGCTCCTATTTTGCACAGTTTCTTTACCCTGCTAATTTAATGTGAAAATAGGAATTTTTCTTTTGCATGCAAGATATGTTAGATTAGTGGTGCTCCATTTATTTCTGTATTCTGTTCATTGGTAGCtacttaaaattgtgtttttcacAGTTGAAATCTTCACTCCTGCTCCACATAGATGGAACAAGTCCAGTAGCTGAAGATATTGGGCGCCAGGTACAATAAATCTTAACTCAAAACAACTTTCATGACCAAAGAAAAAAtgtgtaaataaaattatttaacactACTACAATTAGAAAACTATTACCTGTTTGGCGCAAAGTTCACCCGTGACTTATTACTTTCTTTTCAAAAAGCAAGTCATAACTTGAAGCCAAGACTTGTAGATGACAGCTTAATAGAAAAGAGAGGCCTACTATTTTTCATGCCTATTCACTTTAGAGATCCCAGGCCCAAACACAAACTCAAACAATGTGATGTAATGTTGCTGAGTGTTGTGGGTGCGTGAGTTGTGAAAGAAAAAGATTCCCATTTTCAACTAGGAATATGATgattaaataaaagataataatagTACAACGAGATTCCGAAGCAGAAAACCTGATACTTTTTTATGTTTACATACTATTTAACAGTTTTGGCAAGAGATTGTGTATAGAACCTTCTTTTATTTAGGCTCATAACTTTTGTCTAAAATTTATAAGATGTCATTTCAATGGTCAATAAGCTTTTCATGCTGAAATTTCCTTGTTGTTTACCCTATGCAAATAATTGAATCTATACAATACAATGTTTTGTTGCTACCATTTGATAGTTCCTATTCTTATTACTTTTTATGTGGTCATCATTCCAGTTACTCACCTACAACAGAAGAATACCATTTGCAGAATTGTTTGCTAGAATTGATGCTGTGGATGCAAGCACAATAAAACGTGTTGCTAACCGATTTATTTATGACAAGGTTTTGTGTGAACCAATCTTATTAATCTTTCAATAACACAAACGCCAGTTCATTTTCTAGGCATTTTGTTCCGTCAGCTTCTCTCAGCACTCACATTACATTTGGCCTTGCAGGATATTGCAATTGCTGCTATGGGACCTATTCAACGTTTGCCTGATTACAACAAGTTCAGACGAAGAACCTACTGGAATcgatattagtttttattagttTATGTTTCTTCAACATCCCAGGAGATGTGCCCAAGGAATCAAATTTACACCTTGTATGTCTCAAAATATTGTTACAACATTCATTATTTATTTGGTATAGGCATTTTTTAACAGAGAGAAATAAGTATGCTATTCTTTCTCTTTGTAATTGTGCTTGACTCCTACCACTTGTTGAAAGTTTTAATGACTAAAAGTTGTCATTGTTTCTCAAGAACAAGAGTCTGATTTCCTAACCCTCTTAACTCGTGAATAATTAGTGAGATTTACATAGGAGtttaatcttttattaaaagTTGACATTTACCGCATCATTATTTCAAAGTTGAACAATCATATAAAAATTTGCatcaaagaaaaaggaaaaggaaaaacaaacacaaaaatatgGGACTAAACCAACTCATGCTCACATACAACCAAACTCTCACAAatgaaaaatacaaaacaaaaatgtGAGTTGATACCTATTACGAAAAGAATCTTAgactaataaaaaaaaggaagaacaCCTTAAACCAAGAAAGACCAATTTATTATCAATTCCAAATTTGGAAAGATGATCAAACATTGCCTTCACTAAACAAAAACATGTGAATTTGAAAGTGCATAGGTCTGCAACTTTTCATACATTTCATCCATCTTCTTCTAATAACCTTGAGAATAGACTAAGGACGAGGAAAATCTTCACAAACCATAACCATAGTAGAATTACATTCCAACTACAAACATTTATGACAATAAATTCTAACATTTTCTATAGCCATGATAATAACTATAAGTTtcacataaaaatatttgttgataCCCAAATAAGAATAGAAACCTCTTGTGTTCCCCTTGACTCTCGTCGAAAATACCATCACAAGCAACATGTCCATGACATCCTCTAACAACACCATCTGTGTTGATCTTAACTCATCCAACCAGAGGCGTCCTCAAATGAACAGGTTAGGCCTAGTGTATTTTTGAGATCTtgattgaatataaaaaaacttcaaattacATAAGGATAGTTTTTGTTAAATGTTATACGGTAactaactttataaaaaaaggaATTTTGTTGAtataattgttaatttataatttgtatcattataaattttgttaaatttgAACAAACATAATCATGATTATTCAGATTAAATTTGAACAATACTAATAATGATTGTTTATatcaattttttgttaaaatgcCAAATTATgcacattttaataaattttaaaaaagtatacattacattgattttgatttaatttatattagtgAAATAtcagataattttaatataaaattatgtgtATATAATTTGTAAAAAGAACTTTCAATCTAATTATGAGTTTAGAAAAAACATGATTTAATAGATTAAACGATGTAAATTAAAGTTATATAGtgtaatttgattattttcttttatatatatatatatattaaaacaatcactaaaagaaaatcattaaatggttcctaaattagtttctattattgttaaatagtttctaaattcaCATTTAATTAGCGACAAAAGTTTTtactatcaaatttagaatctaaataattagtagttaaaaccttgataactaattagataccaaattagaaactatttaataataataaaaactaatatagaaaaaaataatttacccCTAAAAATATCTCtagtttagttaatataacaactatttttttttctttctaaaactggtttctatttgatgtagtgaatgttgtttttttttcttatatttcaagaaaaaaaaaagaccagAAACACTTTAATCCTCCATAATGACCATTGAATGTCCATTAAAAAGAAGTTCTAGTTTAAGCATAAACATGCTTTCATTTTCTTGgaaatttttgaaaacttttttttctttggctTCTTTGGTAGCTTCATTTGGACACCAAGAGATGGCTCCATTTGAACACTAAGAGATGGCTCCATTTCTACTTCAAGTGATGATTGCTCACTCCCTTCTCCTGATGGCTGTGTGCTCACTTCAGGTGATGCCATTTCTGTTACAATTGACTCACTATATATCAGATACACACCTGCTTTCTTAACTGTCACTCCTTGCCCAAAAACTACAGAAATCTCTACATTGTCTCCAGGTTCTACATTTGATGTTATACCTACCCAATCTTCATCAGTAAAAGACATGGTTGCTGTTTGCTTGTACATCTGAATGGTGTTCTTAGTGTTATTAAAGATGAATACAATTGCTAGACTTTTTTCACTTGCCATGTTTTCAGGGGTTGTTGATGAATAAACAACACACAAAATCATCCCCTTCATTGGGCTATCACTCACATCAGGCACTTGGAAAGGTACTGAATATCCTTCCCCTGTATAGGCTAACTAATAAGGATATTTGTCCCCTGGAAGGTGAACATCACTGGAACCATGGGTTTTCAAGACCTGTATCATGAACTAAACCTTAGTcatttatttactatttatgTAATTATGCTATTCAATACAAGTGGATAATTTGTGCCATTATAGTTGCTGTTTAAGAACAAAAGTTTACAGCATGAAAAATAGATAAGGAAATGGATTGAAATGAATTCAGTCAAGGTGAGATTTCTATTTGATCTGTATGACACCCACTTGCGATAAAGTTTGATCATCTTAAATCATAAAGTTATTCAAGGTAATACACTAGTGTGTTGAGTTTTAAGATTTCATCACCAACCATTTCAAAATGCAATTCTTGAAAATCATAAATCCCATATGGAAAAACAATATAAGAGATTTTTGTTGGTACTAGATAAATATAAGAACtcacaactaaaataaaatttcaaaagaaaaacaaaatagacaatagagagtaaaataattttactgaagggaaaaaaaattaaatatcctTCTCTCAAACTTCAAGGAGGAAACAATAACATATTCtcttgaaaataggaagaacaAGTATAAGAagaacttaaaaggagaaactattttttttctcttaatttttaTGTCAAGCACTAAGCatgtagaaaataaaaagaagagatTTTTTGTGTGTATTACTGAAAAAGAGATTTTTGATGTGTCTTACTAAAAGACCAATTTACTTCTTTTATAATAAGATAAGTAAGcaccaaaataattttttcttgacGTAGAACTTCTCTTCTCACATTCTTCCACTTGAAGATTTTgatgaaattaataaaatcttTACACCATGCTTTATATTTTGTCATTATGTTGCTTATTTTTTCGATAGGCCATAATAGGATTGAGCTCATATAAACTTGTTAATGCTAATTAACTGGCTTTGTCATAACATATGCTAGGTTTTTATTGGTGTGATTCTTTTGCATATCTACACTTGCTTCCTCTACTACTTCTTGAACAAAGTGATAACATATGCCTATGTGCTTTGTCTTAAAATGTAAgataggattccttacaatGTGCAAGACACTTTGACTGTCACAATATACAAGTTTTTGTTGCTTGACTTCGAGTTCCTCCATTAACTTTTGAATCCAAATAGTTTCCTTGGATGCTTGAGTATTTGTCATGTACTTAGCTTTTGTAGTAGACAAAGCTACAATACTTTGTAACTTGGATAAAACCAACTTATTGCCCTTCATGTAAGTCTAAACATATAGACATAGttgattttcttttatcaagATCACCTACAAAATTTAAATCAACATAGCCTTTGACAACTAATTTTGATCCTTCGAAACATAGTAACACTTGAGGTTCCCTTGATGTATAAGGACCCTCCTAATAGCTTTCCAATGCTCTCTAGTACTATTTGTCATGAACCTACTAACCATTCTCATTGCTTGTGCAATGTTTGGTCTTATATAAATCACAACATACATAAGGTTTCTCACTGTTGAGGCATATGGTACTCTAGAAATTTTCATCCTCTCTACTTCATTGCTAGGACTCATACCTGAGGATTACTTTCAATTGATTGGTAACGGGATAACATTTTGCTTGAAATCTTGCATGTTGTAGGCCTGCAAGAATTTAATTAAGATTATTCTAAGTAAGCCAAATCTTTCTATCTTTTATCTCTCAGTAAATTTGCATCCCTAAAATCTTGTTTGTTGATCGCAAGTTCTTCATATCAAACTCCTTAACCAATTTTGTCTTCAATTCTTGGAGTTAAGCTTTGTTGGGGCCTACCACCAACATGTTATCTACATACAATAGTAAGATCATAAAATCATTCTCATCAAACTTAGTACAATGGTCTGAACTCAGTCTGTTATAACTGAGGCTAATAATAAAGGAATCAAATCTCTTATACCAATACTTAGGCGCATGCTTTAAAATGTACATAGATTTTGGTTAGATCATATATATTTCCTCTTCAAGTTCTCCCTGAAGAAAACAACTTTTACATCCAATTGCTCAAGATGTAAATCAAATGTAGCACACAAGGATAAAATAATTCTAATTATTGCCAATCTTTACTCAAATACTCCAGAACCAAGCTCTAATACTATTGGGTAGTAGAGTAACAACATAACAACTCAcaactacaataaaaaaaaaagatgaacaaaatagacaatatacaataatataatattactaatggaaataaaattacaataccCTTCTCCCTACCTCCAATGAGAAAACAATAATACCTTTTCTTGGAATTAGGAAAAACAACAAGAAGCATAACCTTAAAGGgaaaactatttttcttctcttaacttttctaataaaaaataaattagagagATTTTGATGTGTCttacataaaaaaacattttgctcCTCTTATAATAAGAAAAGTCAGCATCAAAGTAAATTTTGCCTCATTTGAGATTTCTCTTctcacaattttattattagatTCACTTTGTAATAGAAGTGATAGAGTAGTTCTCCCTACCAAACTAAATGCCAAAATAGTGAAGCATAGACATAGATCCCTCATTATGTCAATTCCTATATTTGAGTAGTagcaaataaataatatgagaGGCTAGAGATTAGAGAGATAGAATGAACCTCTGTGATATTACTGCTAAGCATATCAATGACTTGGTTGTAACTTCCCATTCCAATCAAATGAGATACCACagatttttctgaaatttgtGGTGCATTTGTTGTTTCCATTGCAAAATGTACTTTGCAGAAGTCATCCACCATCCTTCTTAATTCTTGACTTAGTTGAAGATCTGAGTTACATTGCACACAAATACTTCGAAGTTTTAAAAATTCACTAAGCTTTGATAGTAGGTTACCCAAATTGTCATCCTTTATATACACAGAGACTAAAGATGTTGACGTGCTTCCAAATGATTGAACAGAGGATACAAGACCTGTTGTTGGCGAAGTCCAAGACCATATGATAGAAGGAAATAAATCACTTGCTAATCCTTCAAATCCACAGAGAGATATAAATCCAATCCTTTTGAATCTTACTATAGAAAAGGGCACTTGTTTTAGACTAGTATTGTCTGCAACTAGAGTTGTTAATGATTCCATCTGCACTATGTCTTCTTCTAACTTGTCAATCTTTGAACAACCAGAAAGGATGAGTGCCCTTAAAGACTTCAATTTATAGATTATCACTGGGAGATTCTGAAGGCATGCACAGTCCTTCAAATTTAAATGAAGAAGATTACGCAGATCTCCAATGGAAGGGTGCACCTCAGACAAGTTTGGACAATCTTTGAGAATGAGTCTCTCAAGATTTGGTAGTTTTGAAAAGTCAGGGGTCTTTGATAAGAACTTGGAATGACTGAGATTGAGAAACTTTAGGTTTTCCAGCAACTGCAAGAGATATTTTTGAGAAGAGTATTAGCAAAGTAGATGGAGGAAGTAATTAGCATGGTGGCCATAGAAAGTTTTAACAAAGATATACCTGTTGCTGGGGCTCCTTCCATACTACCTTGAGATTGCTGTGTTTCATGTCAATAGCAACTACTTTTCCCTGATAGAAGTTGTGAGGTATGTATTTTGATGAAAATCCTCCCCAATACACCCATGCCAAGCGTTTGGAAAGATGGCCATAATCTCCAGCAAGTTGGACATGATCAAATTGCAAAAGCCTTAGGCTTTTCATGTTCTCAAATGCTTCGGCACTGAATTGAAGTCTGCTAGTTCTTTGCAATTTCAAAGCTAATCCCTGAATGGCTTCTGTTCCCTGTCATCAAATAAACACATGAAAATTTGAGCATTCAATAAACCAAACCCTTTGCTGTTCTCACAGCAGAAACGTAATAAGCAATGCACAAAAACTGTAGCCTAAGCATATAACTGCATATGACAGTAGTAAGACCCGTATTTGTTGAATCTCTAACAATTCTAAGAGagttataatgattttttttaaatctaaacttattatataagtctgtgttatgattataaaaataaagaacaaattctATCTTATCTTCTTCCAATAATGTGAACTTTGTTAATTTTCCTCTAAATGAATTTGAACTAAAGTGTTTTCAATTGATCTCCTATCATATAACTCATACGTGTTTTTTTTCTATGTTTTGGAGATTACACATGTCTAAGTTTCCATGTTGTGTGAGTATACGTGGCTTTCAACCAACAAGTTAAGAAAAACAATATGATTGGGAAGATTAAAACAGAATGTGTTATTATGGTCCTGATAAAGATCATACTGAAAGTTCAAAATAGTTAGAGAAAGTTCTTACGGTATGTTCTGTCAATACATCAAGTACGTGATTATGAAAACACAATCGACTGCGATGTTGTGGTAGCGCTGAACTTTGACGAACAATTTCTCTTCCCATGTCTCGTAGTAAATCATGAGTTCCGAGCTTGTTATTCTTTTCAACTTTGATGAGGCTCCTTTCTACCAGGACTGTTAATTCGATTTCAGCATAAAGTCCACAACCTTTGAGTATTTCTGTGACATAGGCTCTGTCCTTACCAATAAAGAAGCAGCATATGTCAAGGAATATGCCCTTCTGCTGATCATCTTCTAAACCATCATAGCTTATTCTTAATTTCTCTTGTATCTTATCATTTGGTATTTCTTTTAGTTTTGATAACACACTTTCCCactcttcttttcttctcttgtaCAAGTAAGATCCAAGAACTTCAAGAGCTAGTGGTAGCCCTCCACAGTATGTGACTACTTCTTGTGAGAGTTCAAACAAGTCTCTGCATGGATCGGCTCTCCTCAAAGCATGCCAACTAAAAAGCTCAAGGGACTCAAGTTCATTCATTTTCTCCACTCGATGCACACAATCAACACCAATCTCCCTCAGTAGACGTACGTTTCTGGTGGTGATGATTATGACACTTCCTTCACCAATTGCATCACGATTTCCACATAAATCATTTAACTGTTCTACGGAACTCACATCATCAAGAAGAACAAGTACTTTTTTTGTGCAAAGCATTTCCTTGATCTTGCCTTTTCCCCAATCAGTGCTATGCaccttattttttgttttaaggaTATCTGAAAGAAGCTGTTCTTGCAAATCAACTGGGCCACGACCTCCTCCCCAAGCTTCTCTGATATTTGCAAGATAACTTTTATACTTGAATTCATGA harbors:
- the LOC137819302 gene encoding probable mitochondrial-processing peptidase subunit beta, mitochondrial, yielding MASNRLLTLTLTRRLRHPTSARPFSAASTISARPAPPPPDAMLYDRLASATSAKIRRLDHPDPRFLKHGSPVPSDTDHTRFLGAPQTRVTTLPSGLRVATESSLAARTATVGVWIDAGSRFETEESNGTAHFLEHMIFKGTAKRTVKELEEEIENMGGHLNAYTSREQTTYYAKVTNKDVPKALDILADILQNSKFDDNRIIRERDVILREMEEVEGQMEEVIFDHLHATAFQYSPLGRTILGPAQNIRTITKDHLQNYIQTHYTAPRMVVAASGAVKHEEIVEQVKTLFTKLSTDPTTASQLVAKEPANFTGSEVRILDDDIPLAQFAVAFEGAAWTDPDSIALMVMQAMLGSWNKSTGGGKHMGSELAQRVGINEVAESMMAFNTNYKDTGLFGVYAVAKKDCLDDLSYAIMHETTKLAYKVSEDDVTRARNQLKSSLLLHIDGTSPVAEDIGRQLLTYNRRIPFAELFARIDAVDASTIKRVANRFIYDKDIAIAAMGPIQRLPDYNKFRRRTYWNRY
- the LOC137819160 gene encoding disease resistance protein RUN1-like, giving the protein MPSYSSSSSSFSKSKSKSKSKSKPQWRYDVFISFRGKDTRRNFVSHLYSALTDAGVNAFRDDEKLDKGEEQKSELLHAIEGSQITIVVFSQNYIRSEWCLDELLKIMECHAFRGQVVLTVFYDIVPSVLRDNQHISFEVVSDQPNTIKLWRRALTEAANLSGWDLRNYRNENDAMKNIVGEVLKRLDRTYLPITNFPVRLQSQVQKGIDLIRNKKIGSCILGIWGMGGIGKTTIAKSICNEIRHEFKYKSYLANIREAWGGGRGPVDLQEQLLSDILKTKNKVHSTDWGKGKIKEMLCTKKVLVLLDDVSSVEQLNDLCGNRDAIGEGSVIIITTRNVRLLREIGVDCVHRVEKMNELESLELFSWHALRRADPCRDLFELSQEVVTYCGGLPLALEVLGSYLYKRRKEEWESVLSKLKEIPNDKIQEKLRISYDGLEDDQQKGIFLDICCFFIGKDRAYVTEILKGCGLYAEIELTVLVERSLIKVEKNNKLGTHDLLRDMGREIVRQSSALPQHRSRLCFHNHVLDVLTEHTGTEAIQGLALKLQRTSRLQFSAEAFENMKSLRLLQFDHVQLAGDYGHLSKRLAWVYWGGFSSKYIPHNFYQGKVVAIDMKHSNLKVVWKEPQQQLLENLKFLNLSHSKFLSKTPDFSKLPNLERLILKDCPNLSEVHPSIGDLRNLLHLNLKDCACLQNLPVIIYKLKSLRALILSGCSKIDKLEEDIVQMESLTTLVADNTSLKQVPFSIVRFKRIGFISLCGFEGLASDLFPSIIWSWTSPTTGLVSSVQSFGSTSTSLVSVYIKDDNLGNLLSKLSEFLKLRSICVQCNSDLQLSQELRRMVDDFCKVHFAMETTNAPQISEKSVVSHLIGMGSYNQVIDMLSSNITEVLKTHGSSDVHLPGDKYPY